CCCGAATGATATTTCACCGTAAGATGACGGATTCCAAAAAAATTCTCTCTTGTCTTTGCCATTTCCTATCCCTCCATCAGTCTTTAAGATTCGGGTCCAGCGCGTCACGGAAAGCGTCGCCCAACAGGTTGAAGCTCAGTACGGTAAGCACGATGAAGATACCCGGAATAATCACCATATACGGGAAATCACGGATATAGTTTCGTGTTGCCGCCAGCATCTGTCCCCATTCCGGCTTCGGCTCCTGCACGCCAAGTCCCAGGAAGCTTAAGGACGAAGACGCCAGACCGTTCCGGCTGATGCTCATTGCGATCTCTACGATAATCGGAGAAATTGCGTTCGGCACGATATGCCGGGCGATAATCTTCCAGGTCGGACAATTGATGGTCGTTGCCGCTTCAATATACTCCATGTTACGGATGCGCAGGATGTTTGCTCTCATCAGACGGGCAAATCCGGGGATTCCCGTGATACCAAGAGCAAGAATACATTTGTCCACGCCGGTTCCGAATACCGCGCAGAATGCCATTGCCAACACCAGCGACGGGAATGCCTGAAACAGATCCAGGAAACGCATCAGGCAGGAATCCACCACGCCGCCGAAATATCCGGCAACCGCTCCCATAATGATTCCGAGGATTGCGGAAAGCACCGTAGAGAGGATACCGATAACAAGGGTATATCTTGCGCCGTACAGAACCCTGGAGAGAATGTCGCGTCCCAGGTCATCCGTTCCGAATAAGTGGTCGGCGGACGGCCAGGATTTCATTGCCGCAAAATCTGTTGCCGAGTAGTCGTACCGGCAGATATACGGGGACAGCAGCGAAAGAATAATAATCAGAGCGATAAATATCATTCCGAACTG
This is a stretch of genomic DNA from Marvinbryantia formatexigens DSM 14469. It encodes these proteins:
- a CDS encoding ABC transporter permease, encoding MAEELKNKTAGHRGGDGHHGDDGHHGDDGHRGNDGHHGHGGHGRGKKAKKRRHIDASIKPGSAKYIWASISRNRGAQFGMIFIALIIILSLLSPYICRYDYSATDFAAMKSWPSADHLFGTDDLGRDILSRVLYGARYTLVIGILSTVLSAILGIIMGAVAGYFGGVVDSCLMRFLDLFQAFPSLVLAMAFCAVFGTGVDKCILALGITGIPGFARLMRANILRIRNMEYIEAATTINCPTWKIIARHIVPNAISPIIVEIAMSISRNGLASSSLSFLGLGVQEPKPEWGQMLAATRNYIRDFPYMVIIPGIFIVLTVLSFNLLGDAFRDALDPNLKD